Proteins from a single region of Nomascus leucogenys isolate Asia chromosome 2, Asia_NLE_v1, whole genome shotgun sequence:
- the GP2 gene encoding pancreatic secretory granule membrane major glycoprotein GP2 isoform X1 produces the protein MSHLMERMVGSGLLWLALVSCILTQASAVQQGYGNPIEASSYGLDLDCGAPGTPEAHVCFDPCQNYTLLDEPFRSTENSAGSQGCDNNMSGWYRFVGEGGVRMSETCVQVHRCQTDAPMWLNGTHPALGDGIINYTACAHWSGNCCFWKTEVLVKACPGGYHVYRLEGTPQCNLRYCTDPSTVEDKCEKSCRPEEECLALNSTWGCFCRQDLNSSDVHSLQPQLDCGPREIKVKVDKCLLGGLGSGEEVIAYLRDPNCSSILQTEERNWVSVTSPVQASACRNILERNQTHAIYKNTLSLVNDFIIRDTILNIDFQCAYPLDMKVSLQAALQPIVSSLNISVGGNGEFIVRMALFQDQNYTNPYEGDAVELSVESMLYVGAILEQGDTSRFNLVLRNCYATPTEDKADLVKYFIIRNSCANQRDSTIHVEENGRSSESRFSVQMFMFAGHYDLVFLHCEIHLCDSLNEQCQPSCSRSQVRSEVPAIDLARVLDLGPITRRGAQSPGVMNGTPGTAGFLVAWPMVLLTVLLAWLF, from the exons GTTACGGAAATCCCATTGAAGCCAGTTCCTATGGGCTGGACTTGGACTGCGGAGCTCCTGGCACCCCAGAGGCTCACGTCTGTTTTGACCCCTGTCAGAATTACACTCTCCTGGATGAACCCTTCCGAAGCACAGAGAACTCAGCAGGGTCCCAGGGGTGCGATAACAACATGAGCGGCTGGTACCGCTTTGTAGGGGAAGGAGGAGTAAGGATGTCGGAGACCTGTGTCCAGGTGCACCGATGCCAGACAGACGCTCCCATGTGGCTGAATGGGACCCACCCAGCCCTTGGGGATGGCATCATCAACTACACTGCCTGTGCCCATTGGAGTGGCAACTGCTGTTTCTGGAAGACGGAGGTGCTGGTGAAGGCCTGCCCAGGGGGGTACCATGTGTACCGGTTGGAAGGCACTCCCCAGTGTAATCTGAGATACTGCACAG ACCCATCCACTGTGGAGGACAAGTGTGAGAAGTCCTGCCGCCCTGAGGAGGAGTGCCTTGCCCTCAACAGCACCTGGGGCTGTTTCTGCAGACAGGACCTCAATAGCTCTG ATGTCCACAGTTTGCAGCCTCAGCTAGACTGTGGGCCCAGGGAGATCAAGGTGAAGGTGGACAAATGTTTGCTGGGAGGCCTGGGTTCAGGGGAGGAGGTCATTGCCTACCTGCGAGACCCAAACTGCAGCAGCATCTTGCAGACAGAGGAGAGGAACTGGGTATCTGTGACCAGCCCCGTCCAGGCTAGTGCCTGCAGGAACATTCTGGAG AGAAATCAAACCCATGCCATCTACAAAAACACCCTCTCCTTGGTCAATGATTTCATCATCAGAGACACCATCCTCAACATCGACTTCCAATGTGCCTACCCACTGGACATGAAAGTCAGCCTCCAAGCTGCCTTGCAGCCCATTGTAAG ttcCCTGAACATCAGTGTGGGCGGGAATGGAGAGTTCATTGTCAGGATGGCCCTCTTCCAAGACCAGAACTACACGAATCCTTACGAAGGGGATGCAGTTGAACTGTCTGTTGAGTCCATGCTCTATGTGGGTGCCATCTTGGAACAAGGGGACACCTCCCGGTTTAACCTGGTGTTGAGGAACTGCTATGCCACCCCCACTGAAGACAAGGCTGACCTTGTGAAGTATTTCATCATCAGAAACAG CTGCGCAAATCAACGTGATTCCACCATCCACGTGGAGGAGAATGGGAGGTCCTCAGAAAGCCGGTTCTCAGTTCAGATGTTCATGTTTGCTGGACATTATGACCTAGTTTTCCTGCATTGTGAGATTCATCTCTGTGATTCTCTTAATGAACAGTGCCAGCCT TCTTGCTCAAGAAGTCAAGTCCGCAGTGAAGTACCGGCCATCGACCTAGCCCGGGTTCTAGATTTGGGACCCATCACTCGGAGAG GTGCGCAGTCTCCCGGTGTCATGAATGGAACCCCCGGCACTGCAG GGTTCCTGGTGGCCTGGCCTATGGTCCTCCTGACTGTCCTCCTGGCTTGGCTGTTCTGA
- the GP2 gene encoding pancreatic secretory granule membrane major glycoprotein GP2 isoform X2, protein MSHLMERMVGSGLLWLALVSCILTQASAVQQDPSTVEDKCEKSCRPEEECLALNSTWGCFCRQDLNSSDVHSLQPQLDCGPREIKVKVDKCLLGGLGSGEEVIAYLRDPNCSSILQTEERNWVSVTSPVQASACRNILERNQTHAIYKNTLSLVNDFIIRDTILNIDFQCAYPLDMKVSLQAALQPIVSSLNISVGGNGEFIVRMALFQDQNYTNPYEGDAVELSVESMLYVGAILEQGDTSRFNLVLRNCYATPTEDKADLVKYFIIRNSCANQRDSTIHVEENGRSSESRFSVQMFMFAGHYDLVFLHCEIHLCDSLNEQCQPSCSRSQVRSEVPAIDLARVLDLGPITRRGAQSPGVMNGTPGTAGFLVAWPMVLLTVLLAWLF, encoded by the exons ACCCATCCACTGTGGAGGACAAGTGTGAGAAGTCCTGCCGCCCTGAGGAGGAGTGCCTTGCCCTCAACAGCACCTGGGGCTGTTTCTGCAGACAGGACCTCAATAGCTCTG ATGTCCACAGTTTGCAGCCTCAGCTAGACTGTGGGCCCAGGGAGATCAAGGTGAAGGTGGACAAATGTTTGCTGGGAGGCCTGGGTTCAGGGGAGGAGGTCATTGCCTACCTGCGAGACCCAAACTGCAGCAGCATCTTGCAGACAGAGGAGAGGAACTGGGTATCTGTGACCAGCCCCGTCCAGGCTAGTGCCTGCAGGAACATTCTGGAG AGAAATCAAACCCATGCCATCTACAAAAACACCCTCTCCTTGGTCAATGATTTCATCATCAGAGACACCATCCTCAACATCGACTTCCAATGTGCCTACCCACTGGACATGAAAGTCAGCCTCCAAGCTGCCTTGCAGCCCATTGTAAG ttcCCTGAACATCAGTGTGGGCGGGAATGGAGAGTTCATTGTCAGGATGGCCCTCTTCCAAGACCAGAACTACACGAATCCTTACGAAGGGGATGCAGTTGAACTGTCTGTTGAGTCCATGCTCTATGTGGGTGCCATCTTGGAACAAGGGGACACCTCCCGGTTTAACCTGGTGTTGAGGAACTGCTATGCCACCCCCACTGAAGACAAGGCTGACCTTGTGAAGTATTTCATCATCAGAAACAG CTGCGCAAATCAACGTGATTCCACCATCCACGTGGAGGAGAATGGGAGGTCCTCAGAAAGCCGGTTCTCAGTTCAGATGTTCATGTTTGCTGGACATTATGACCTAGTTTTCCTGCATTGTGAGATTCATCTCTGTGATTCTCTTAATGAACAGTGCCAGCCT TCTTGCTCAAGAAGTCAAGTCCGCAGTGAAGTACCGGCCATCGACCTAGCCCGGGTTCTAGATTTGGGACCCATCACTCGGAGAG GTGCGCAGTCTCCCGGTGTCATGAATGGAACCCCCGGCACTGCAG GGTTCCTGGTGGCCTGGCCTATGGTCCTCCTGACTGTCCTCCTGGCTTGGCTGTTCTGA